One Rhineura floridana isolate rRhiFlo1 chromosome 14, rRhiFlo1.hap2, whole genome shotgun sequence genomic region harbors:
- the LOC133369746 gene encoding cytochrome P450 1A5-like, which produces MNAVLLGSQNMSSTEILLAFALSCLLLVVLKSFWQQIPQGLKRLPGPRNYPLIGNILELGKNPHLALTRMSQKYGDVMQIHLGTRPVLVLSGLETIKQALTKQGDDFLGRPDLYSFRCIGDGQTLTFGRDSGEVWRARRKLTQNALKTFSVSVRPTSSTCLLEEHVSKEADYLVMKFQELMKEKKSFDPYRYLVVSVANVICAMCFGKRYSHEDQELLSIVNLNKEFGEAAASGNPADFIPVLQYLPSCTMKAFKDLNRRFTTFVQKIVKDHYVSFDKDNIRDITDSLIDHFQDEKLDENANVQQSDQKIVNIVGDLFGAGFDTVTTALSWSLMYLVTYPEIQKKIQEEIDQTIGRERKPTLSDRSMLPYTEAFILEMFRHSTFLPFTIPHCTTRDTSLSGYYIPKDLCVFVNQWQVNHDPQLWQDPSTFKPERFLTVDGTGVNRVESEKVLTFGLGKRRCIGENIGKGEVFLFLTILVQKLELSVCHGESVDITPQYGLTMKHKKCEHFQIKQRF; this is translated from the exons ATGAATGCTGTATTGCTGGGTAGCCAAAACATGTCATCCACAGAAATCCTCCTTGCCTTTGCTCTTTCCTGTCTGCTCCTGGTTGTCCTCAAATCCTTCTGGCAGCAGATCCCACAGGGGCTAAAGAGACTCCCAGGACCAAGGAACTACCCGCTCATCGGCAACATCCTAGAGCTGGGGAAGAACCCCCATCTGGCGTTGACTCGGATGAGCCAAAAATATGGAGATGTGATGCAAATCCATCTCGGCACAAGACCGGTGCTGGTGCTGAGCGGGCTGGAAACCATCAAGCAAGCCTTGACGAAGCAAGGAGATGACTTCTTGGGGCGCCCCGATCTCTACAGCTTCCGGTGCATTGGAGATGGCCAGACTCTGACCTTTGGTAGGGATTCTGGGGAAGTATGGCGTGCCCGCAGAAAGCTGACCCAGAATGCCCTGAAGACCTTCTCGGTTTCAGTCAGGCCAACATCATCCACTTGCCTGTTGGAAGAGCATGTGTCCAAAGAAGCAGACTATTTGGTAATGAAGTTCCAGGAGCTGATGAAGGAGAAGAAGAGCTTTGACCCTTACCGGTATCTGGTGGTCTCTGTGGCCAATGTCATCTGTGCCATGTGTTTCGGTAAACGCTACAGCCATGAAGACCAGGAGCTGCTCAGTATAGTGAACCTGAACAAGGAGTTTGGAGAGGCGGCCGCTTCTGGGAACCCTGCTGACTTCATTCCTGTCCTCCAGTATCTTCCCAGCTGCACCATGAAGGCCTTCAAGGATCTAAACCGGAGGTTCACTACATTTGTGCAGAAGATTGTTAAGGATCATTATGTGAGCTTTGACAAG GACAACATCCGAGACATTACCGACTCCCTGATTGACCACTTCCAGGATGAAAAGCTGGACGAGAATGCAAACGTCCAGCAATCGGATCAGAAGATTGTCAATATTGTTGGAGATCTTTTCGGAGCTG GTTTTGACACCGTCACCACTGCTTTGTCTTGGTCCCTCATGTATCTGGTGACTTacccagaaatccagaagaaaaTTCAGGAAGAAATAG ACCAAACAATTGGCAGAGAACGGAAGCCCACATTGTCAGATCGTTCCATGTTGCCATACACAGAAGCTTTTATCCTGGAAATGTTCAGGCATTCCACCTTCCTGCCCTTCACAATCCCTCACTG CACAACCAGGGACACCTCACTGAGCGGCTACTACATCCCTAAGGATCTCTGCGTTTTTGTCAACCAGTGGCAAGTCAACCATGATCC gcaGCTTTGGCAAGATCCTTCTACTTTTAAGCCAGAACGGTTTCTTACCGTTGATGGGACTGGAGTAAACAGAGTTGAGAGTGAAAAGGTTCTGACATTCGGCTTGGGCAAAAGGAGGTGCATTGGAGAGAATATTGGCAAGGGCGAAGTCTTTCTTTTCTTGACCATCCTTGTCCAGAAGCTGGAATTGAGTGTGTGTCATGGAGAGTCGGTGGACATAACTCCCCAGTATGGACTCACAATGAAACACAAGAAGTGTGAACATTTCCAGATCAAACAGCGTTTCTAA